The Neisseria subflava genomic interval GACGAAAAGGACGAGGAGGGTGGAGAGGAGTTTCATAAAGATTCCTTTTGATGTTTAGCGTATGAGGTATTGATGGGAACAGGCCGTCTGGAAAATAGAGGACAGCAGTTTATTCCCCTTCATATTCCGTACACGACGTCGGCGTTTCCCATAATTTCACGCTGCACACTTTGATACCGGCGTTTTTCAGACGGCCATACATTTCTACGCTCATGTTTTCGGCGGTGGTACGGCAGGGTAGGCGCAGGGTTTTCATGTTCCAGCCTTCCAAAAGCGCGGCGATTTGGCTTTCGCGTTCGTTGTTGCCGTGATAGATGAAGGCATGGTCGAACGGGTCGGTAATGTGTTGTTTGACGATGGCTTTCAGGTCGGTAAAGTCCATCACCATGCCGTCTTTTGCACCGCCTTGGATAACGGGCGCGGAGACGGTAATTTCGAGTTTGTAGGTGTGGCCGTGAAGGTTTTGGCACTTGCCGTCATGCCCGTCGAGCATATGCGAGGAATCGAAGGTAAAGATTTTGGTGATTTTCATGAGATGAAGGAAGCCGATGAGGCCGTCGAAACGGTGTAAAACCTGTTTCAGACGGCCTTGGGATTATTGTTCGGAAGGGAGTTTGAGGAAATGCTTGCGATAATGGCGCATTTCTTCGATGCTTTCGAGGATGTCGTCCAATGCCTTGTGCGAACCGCGTTTGACCACGCTTTTGGCGACTGCCGGATTCCAGCGTTTGGCCAATTCTTTCAGCGTGGACACGTCTAAGTTGCGGTAGTGGAAATAGGCTTCCAAACGCGGCATATATTTAACCATGAAGCGGCGGTCTTGATGAATGGAGTTGCCGCACATGGGCGTAGATTTCTCAGGTATCCATGCGGACATGAAATCCAACAGGTTTTGCTCGACTTCGGCTTCGGTCAGTTTGGACTCGCGCACGCGTTGGGTCAGGCCGGTGCGGCCGTGGGTGGCGGTGTTCCACTCGTCCATGCCATTGAGTAACTCGTCGTTTTGATGGATAACGTAAACGTCCGATTGCGCCAGTACGTTCAAATCGGAATCGGTAATGATCATGGCGACTTCGATGATGCGGTCGTGTTCCGGATTGAGGCCGGTCATTTCCATATCGAGCCAGCAGAGATTGTTTGCGTTTTGGGTCATTTCAGACGGCCTTGTGTTTTCAGTTGGCAGTATTATAAAGGATAAAGGTTCGGGCCGTCTGAAAGCATTTGTAACAAGTTGTGCAATCTCTTGATATAATCGTCCGTTACACAAAAAATCACCGCCAAAAATCATGAACCCAAGCCCTTTGCTCGATATTATCGATACGCCTCAGGATTTGCGCCGTCTGGAGAAAAAACAGCTGCCGCAAGTCGCCGCCGAATTGCGCGAATTTCTGTTGGATTCCGTCGGTAAGACGGGCGGCCATTTCGCCAGTAACTTGGGCGCGGTCGAGCTGACGGTGGCCCTGCATTATGTGTACGACACGCCCGAAGACCATTTGGTCTGGGATGTCGGCCATCAAAGCTATCCGCACAAAATCCTCACCGGCCGCAAAAATCAAATGCACACCATGCGCCAATACGGCGGTTTGGCCGGTTTTCCGAAACGCAGTGAGTCGGAATACGACGCATTCGGCGTGGGGCATTCTTCCACATCCATCGGCGCGGCATTGGGCATGGCCGTTGCGGACAAACAGTTAGGCAACAACCGCCGCAGCGTCGCCATCATCGGCGACGGAGCCATGACGGCGGGTCAGGCGTTTGAAGCCTTGAACTGCGCAGGCGATATGGATGTCGATTTGCTGGTCATCCTCAATGACAACGAAATGTCGATTTCCCCCAATGTCGGCGCGTTGCCGAAATACCTCGCCAGCAACGTCGTGCGCGATATGCACGGTCTGTTGAGCACCATCAAAGCCCAATCGAGCAAAGTATTGGATAAATTGCCCGGCGCGATGGAGCTTGCCCAAAAAGTTGAAAACAAAATCAAAACCTTGGCAGGCGAAGCGGAACACGCCAAGCAGTCGCTGTCTTTGTTTGAAAACTTCGGCTTCCGTTATACCGGCCCGGTGGACGGCCACAACGTTGAAAATCTGGTGGACGTATTAAAAGACTTGCGCGGCCGCAAAGGCCCTCAGTTGCTGCACGTCATCACCAAAAAAGGCAACGGCTACAAATTCGCCGAAAACGACCCTGTCAAATACCACGCTGTCGCCAAGCTGCCGAGCGAAGTGCCTGCCCCGGAAGTCAAACCTGCCGCGTCCAAACCGACTTATACGCAAGTGTTCGGCCAATGGCTGTGCGACCAAGCGGCGGCGGACGAGCGTTTGATTGCCATCACGCCTGCCATGCGCGAGGGCAGCGGCTTGGTTGAGTTTGAACAGCAATTCCCCGACCGCTATTTCGACGTCGGCATCGCCGAGCAACACGCCATTACTTTTGCAGGCGGCTTGGCATGCGAAGGCATTAAGCCTGTCGTGGCGATTTACTCCACTTTCCTGCAACGCGCTTACGACCAGTTGGTACATGACGTTGCCTTGCAAAACCTGCCTGTTTTGTTCGCCATTGACCGCGCAGGTATTGTCGGTGCAGACGGCCCGACCCATGCCGGTTTATACGACTTGAGCTTTTTGCGTTGCGTGCCGAATATGATTATTGCTGCGCCGAGCGACGAAAATGAATGCCGCCTGCTGCTCTCAACCTGCTATCAGGCAAACTCTCCATCTGCCGTCCGTTATCCGCGCGGTACAGGCACGGGTGCAACTGTTTCAGACGGCCTGGAAACCGTTGAAATCGGCAAAGGCATCATCCGTCGCGAAGGCGAGAAAATTGCCGTTATTGCCTTTGGCAGCATGGTTGCCCCATCATTGACCGCCGCCGACAAGCTGAACGCCACTGTTGCCGATATGCGCTTTGTCAAACCGATAGATGAAGAGCTGATCGTCCGTCTTGCCCGAAGCCACGATTACATCGTTACCGCCGAAGAAAACGCCGAACAAGGCGGCGCAGGCAGCGCAGTGTTGGAAGTGTTGGCGAAACACGGCATCTGCAAACCGGTATTGCTGCTGGGTGTAGAAGACAAAGTTACCGAACACGGCGATCCGAAAAAACTTTTAGCCGATTTGGGGCTGAATGCCGAAGCCGTTGAAAAACGCATTGGCGGTTGGATAGAGACTGTTTAAGCTTTACAAACAACAGGCCGTCTGAAATCTTCAGACGGCCTTTTCAGACTATAAGGGAAAACCCCATGATCAGTATTTTCGATATTTTTAAAATCGGCATCGGCCCGTCCAGCTCGCATACCGTCGGCCCGATGAAGGCTGCGGCCGCTTTTGCCGATTTGCTGCATGCCGAAAACTTGGATACGCAAGTGGCGCGCATTGTCATTGAAGTGTACGGCTCGCTTGCCTTGACCGGCATCGGACACGGCACATTCGACGCATTATTGCTTGGTTTGGAAGGCAGCCTGCCGCACGATATTCCGCTTGCAGACATCCCCCAACGCTTGGAACGCATCCGTACGCAGCACGTTTTAAAACTCAACGGCCGTGAAATGGCATTCAATCCTGAAAAAGATTTGGATATCCGCGGCGACAAAGTGTTGCCCAAACATCCGAACGGTTTGAACTTTATCGCCTACAATTCAGACGGCCAGAAGCTGAAAGAGCAGATTTATTATTCGGTCGGCGGCGGTTTTATCGTAACAGACGAAGGGTTTGCACAAGAAGCGCAGGAAAATTCAGACGTGCCATATCCTTACAAAAACTGCGACGAGCTGCTGGCACAATGCCGTCTGAACCAGTTGAATATTTCCGAAGTCGTGTTGGCCAATGAAGCGGCGTTGGCAGGTTGCGATGAAGCGGAAGTACGCCGCCGTGTGGCTGCCGTGGCCGATGTGATGGAAAACTGCATCAAGCGCGGCTTGGGTGCGGAAGGGCAGCTGCCGGGCGGCTTGAACGTCCGCCGCCGCGCGCCGCAGTTGGCGGCCAAACTCAAAGTCCTGCGTGAGAGCGAAATCGTCAATACCCAACTTTGGCCGATGGTGTACGCCATGGCGGTTAATGAAGAGAACGCCGCCGGCGGCCGTGTTGTAACTGCACCCACCAACGGCGCGGCAGGCATCATTCCTGCCGTCTTGCACTATTTCCGCAAATTTAATCCGCACGCCAACCAATCGCGTGTCGAAGATTTCCTGCTGACTGCCGGTGCCATCGGTATTTTGTATAAAACCAACGCGTCGATTTCCGGCGCGGATGTAGGCTGCCAAGGTGAGGTCGGCGTGGCGTGTTCCATGGCGGCTGGCGCATACGCCGAAGTTATCGGCGGTACACCGAAACAAGTGGAAAACGCCGCCGAAATGGCAATGGAACACCACTTAGGCCTGACCTGTGACCCGGTCGGCGGCTTGGTGCAAATCCCCTGTATCGAGCGCAACGGCATTGCCGCCGAAAAAGCCCTCAAGCTTGCTACCCTTGCGCTTTTGGAAGACGGCACAGACAAAAAAGTCTCACTTGATGAAGTGATTCAAACCATGTTGCAAACCGGCCGTGACATGAAGGCAACCTACAAAGAAACCTCACTCGCAGGCCTGGCCATTACCTTGCAGAAAAAAGCCGTGCCGGTATCCGTGCGCGTGGTGGAATGTTAGCAATAGGGTAGGGGTCTGGCCAATAAGAAAAGGCCGTCTGAAAAACTTTCAGACGGCCTTTTTTGTATGGATCGAATAACTAACCGTTTTTTTGATAAGGGTTTTCCAGTCCGGCCATTAAGTCGCGGAAGTATTCGCGTAGCTGTTTTTCGGAACAACCCATCAGCAGCGCGTCTTCAAATGCGTCCTGCGCTATTTGGTACAGTTCGTTCAAGTTTTCGGTCATGACTTTGACTTTTTCGGTGCAGGAAACAATCTGACCGTCATCGTCATACCATTTGGGCATTTGCGGCATTGCCATCATGCACCTCAATTCAAGAAACGGGATGGATCGTTTTTCTTCACGCGGCGGCCGAAGGCGTATTTCGCGCTCCAATATTTGTGGCCGAGGCTGGTAATTTCGATACGTTTGCCCGTTCTCGGCGCATGAATGAAATTGTTGTTGCCGATGTAAAGGCCGACGTGGGAAATACGGCCGGGACCCATGGTGCGGAAAAAGACCATGTCGCCCGGCTGCAATTCCGAACGGCTCACGGCAACGCCCATTTGTGCCTGTTCGGCAGAGGTGCGCGGCAGGTTTATACCCATGGCGCGTTTAAAGATGTGTTGCATAAAGCCGCTGCAGTCAAAGCCGGTAGAAGCCGATGTGCCGCCGTAGCGGTAGGCTACGCCGAGCAAGCCCATGGCGCTGCCGATCAATTCGTCTGCATTGCCTGAAGGTGCGCGCGTATTGTTGCTTGGATCGGGGTGTGTATTGACGGGGTGGACAGGGGTTGCCTGACGCGTATTGCTGTAAACGTTGGCGTTGTCGTTGAATTGGTTTAAAACATGCTGACGGGTGGTAATCAGGTTTTCCAAATCATCGGCGTAAGAAAAATTGACGCTCGCGAGCATGGCGACCGAAGTCCAAACTGCTGCGAGCCGGAGTAAAAAATTCATTATAAAAACTTCCGTTTCAGAAGGCATTCCCTGCCGATTGCAGGCACATTGCCGGTTTCTGAGATGTTATCCCGTATCATTCTCTTGTTATCTGCTTGATTGTATTCAAAAACTGTCTTTTTGGCAAAAAAACTGCTGTTATTTTGCGTTAAACCCTTGTTTCCAAACAAACTAGAAAAACATCAAACACGGTTTCGCTTGATTTATCCGCCGCTGCAGCCATATAAGCGGCATTCATTGATTTATTTTCAGAGACTGACATGACACAAAATCACAGCGATATCCGTACACGCTTTATCTTCGACGATATGCCTATCCGCGGTATGCACATCCGCCTTGAAAAGGTTTGGCACCACATCGTCAACCAAAAACATTATCCTGTCGCCATCCGTCGCGCATTGGGCGAATTGTTGGCCGCCGGTTCTTTATTGTCTGCCAACCTTAAAAACGAAGGCACGCTGATTGTTCAGGTTCAAGGTCAGGGCCGTCTGAAAATGTTGGTGGTGGAAGCGACTTCTGAAAATACTGTCCGCGCTACCGCGCGTTGGGACGAAACTGCTGAAATCCATGATGACGAAAGCCTGACTGCGCTATTGGGCGAAAACAGCGTGTTCGTTTTGACCCATCAGCCTAAAGATGCCGACCCATGGCAAGGTGTTGTCCCTCTGGAAGGCGACAGCATTGCGCAAATGTTGGTCAACTATATGAAACGTTCCGAGCAGCTCGATACCTATATTACGCTTGCTGCCGACGACCAAGCAGCAGGCGCATTATTGCTGCAACGTCTGCCGGAAGAAGAATTGGACGATGCCGCGTGGGAACATGTAACTACGCTTGCGCAAACGCTTACTTCGCAAGAATTGACCGGTTTGGACGCTTATCACGCCCTTTACCGCCTTTACCATG includes:
- a CDS encoding L-serine ammonia-lyase; this translates as MISIFDIFKIGIGPSSSHTVGPMKAAAAFADLLHAENLDTQVARIVIEVYGSLALTGIGHGTFDALLLGLEGSLPHDIPLADIPQRLERIRTQHVLKLNGREMAFNPEKDLDIRGDKVLPKHPNGLNFIAYNSDGQKLKEQIYYSVGGGFIVTDEGFAQEAQENSDVPYPYKNCDELLAQCRLNQLNISEVVLANEAALAGCDEAEVRRRVAAVADVMENCIKRGLGAEGQLPGGLNVRRRAPQLAAKLKVLRESEIVNTQLWPMVYAMAVNEENAAGGRVVTAPTNGAAGIIPAVLHYFRKFNPHANQSRVEDFLLTAGAIGILYKTNASISGADVGCQGEVGVACSMAAGAYAEVIGGTPKQVENAAEMAMEHHLGLTCDPVGGLVQIPCIERNGIAAEKALKLATLALLEDGTDKKVSLDEVIQTMLQTGRDMKATYKETSLAGLAITLQKKAVPVSVRVVEC
- a CDS encoding C40 family peptidase, with the translated sequence MNFLLRLAAVWTSVAMLASVNFSYADDLENLITTRQHVLNQFNDNANVYSNTRQATPVHPVNTHPDPSNNTRAPSGNADELIGSAMGLLGVAYRYGGTSASTGFDCSGFMQHIFKRAMGINLPRTSAEQAQMGVAVSRSELQPGDMVFFRTMGPGRISHVGLYIGNNNFIHAPRTGKRIEITSLGHKYWSAKYAFGRRVKKNDPSRFLN
- the orn gene encoding oligoribonuclease, whose translation is MTQNANNLCWLDMEMTGLNPEHDRIIEVAMIITDSDLNVLAQSDVYVIHQNDELLNGMDEWNTATHGRTGLTQRVRESKLTEAEVEQNLLDFMSAWIPEKSTPMCGNSIHQDRRFMVKYMPRLEAYFHYRNLDVSTLKELAKRWNPAVAKSVVKRGSHKALDDILESIEEMRHYRKHFLKLPSEQ
- the queD gene encoding 6-carboxytetrahydropterin synthase QueD; its protein translation is MKITKIFTFDSSHMLDGHDGKCQNLHGHTYKLEITVSAPVIQGGAKDGMVMDFTDLKAIVKQHITDPFDHAFIYHGNNERESQIAALLEGWNMKTLRLPCRTTAENMSVEMYGRLKNAGIKVCSVKLWETPTSCTEYEGE
- the hslO gene encoding Hsp33 family molecular chaperone HslO; the encoded protein is MTQNHSDIRTRFIFDDMPIRGMHIRLEKVWHHIVNQKHYPVAIRRALGELLAAGSLLSANLKNEGTLIVQVQGQGRLKMLVVEATSENTVRATARWDETAEIHDDESLTALLGENSVFVLTHQPKDADPWQGVVPLEGDSIAQMLVNYMKRSEQLDTYITLAADDQAAGALLLQRLPEEELDDAAWEHVTTLAQTLTSQELTGLDAYHALYRLYHETPPRVFEPETIEFACTCSRGKVSDMLLMLGGQEVGGVVAEQGSIQIDCDFCHTKYVFDETDVNALFGADVVNAVRQENERLQ
- the dxs gene encoding 1-deoxy-D-xylulose-5-phosphate synthase, with protein sequence MNPSPLLDIIDTPQDLRRLEKKQLPQVAAELREFLLDSVGKTGGHFASNLGAVELTVALHYVYDTPEDHLVWDVGHQSYPHKILTGRKNQMHTMRQYGGLAGFPKRSESEYDAFGVGHSSTSIGAALGMAVADKQLGNNRRSVAIIGDGAMTAGQAFEALNCAGDMDVDLLVILNDNEMSISPNVGALPKYLASNVVRDMHGLLSTIKAQSSKVLDKLPGAMELAQKVENKIKTLAGEAEHAKQSLSLFENFGFRYTGPVDGHNVENLVDVLKDLRGRKGPQLLHVITKKGNGYKFAENDPVKYHAVAKLPSEVPAPEVKPAASKPTYTQVFGQWLCDQAAADERLIAITPAMREGSGLVEFEQQFPDRYFDVGIAEQHAITFAGGLACEGIKPVVAIYSTFLQRAYDQLVHDVALQNLPVLFAIDRAGIVGADGPTHAGLYDLSFLRCVPNMIIAAPSDENECRLLLSTCYQANSPSAVRYPRGTGTGATVSDGLETVEIGKGIIRREGEKIAVIAFGSMVAPSLTAADKLNATVADMRFVKPIDEELIVRLARSHDYIVTAEENAEQGGAGSAVLEVLAKHGICKPVLLLGVEDKVTEHGDPKKLLADLGLNAEAVEKRIGGWIETV